A single region of the Pseudomonas sp. VD-NE ins genome encodes:
- a CDS encoding ABC transporter ATP-binding protein, with product MNQDNLIEVRDLAVEFGFGERVHRVVEGVSFDIKRGETLALVGESGSGKSVTAHSILRLLPYPMARHPAGSINYAGQNLLGLSEKTIRHIRGNRIAMIFQEPMTSLNPLHSIEKQINEVLGIHKGLTGKVATKRTLELLEMVGIPEPHKRLKALPHELSGGQRQRVMIAMALANEPELLIADEPTTALDVTVQLKILDLLKELQARLGMSLLLISHDLNLVRRIAHRVCVMQRGCIVEQASCAELFRSPQHPYTRELLGAEPSGGPASNKIGAPLLEVEDLKVWFPIKKGLLKRTVDHVKAVDGINFSLPQGQTLGIVGESGSGKSTLGLAILRLIGSKGAIRFEGKQLDCLTQNEVRPLRREMQVVFQDPFGSLSPRMCVSDIVGEGLRIHKMGTATEQEAAIIAALKEVGLDPETRHRYPHEFSGGQRQRIAIARALVLKPALILLDEPTSALDRTVQRQVVELLRSLQAKYNLTYLFISHDLAVVKALSHQLMVVKHGQVVEQGDAQSIFAAPQHPYTQQLLEAAFLAPATAQ from the coding sequence ATGAATCAGGACAATCTGATCGAAGTGCGTGACCTCGCCGTCGAATTCGGTTTCGGCGAGCGCGTGCACCGGGTCGTCGAAGGCGTGAGTTTCGACATCAAGCGTGGCGAAACTCTGGCGCTGGTCGGCGAATCCGGCTCGGGCAAATCGGTGACCGCGCATTCGATCCTGCGCTTGCTGCCCTATCCGATGGCCCGCCATCCGGCCGGCAGCATCAACTATGCCGGGCAAAACCTGCTGGGTTTGAGCGAAAAGACCATCCGCCACATTCGTGGCAACCGTATCGCAATGATTTTTCAGGAGCCGATGACCTCGCTGAATCCGCTGCACTCGATCGAGAAGCAGATCAACGAAGTCCTCGGCATCCACAAGGGCCTGACCGGCAAAGTTGCGACCAAACGCACGCTGGAGCTGCTGGAGATGGTCGGCATCCCCGAGCCGCACAAGCGCCTCAAGGCTCTGCCCCACGAATTGTCCGGCGGCCAGCGTCAGCGGGTGATGATCGCCATGGCCCTGGCCAACGAGCCGGAACTGCTGATTGCCGATGAGCCGACCACGGCGCTGGACGTGACCGTTCAGCTGAAAATCCTCGATTTGCTCAAGGAATTACAGGCCCGATTGGGCATGTCGCTGTTACTGATCAGTCACGATTTGAACCTGGTGCGAAGAATTGCGCATCGCGTATGTGTCATGCAGCGCGGTTGCATCGTCGAACAGGCATCGTGCGCAGAGCTGTTCCGTTCGCCGCAGCATCCGTACACTCGGGAATTGCTCGGCGCGGAGCCCAGCGGAGGCCCGGCGAGCAATAAAATCGGCGCGCCGCTGCTTGAGGTCGAGGACCTGAAAGTCTGGTTCCCGATCAAGAAAGGCCTGCTCAAACGCACGGTGGATCACGTCAAGGCAGTGGACGGCATCAATTTCAGCCTGCCTCAGGGTCAGACCTTGGGGATTGTGGGGGAAAGCGGTTCCGGCAAATCCACGCTGGGTCTGGCGATTTTGCGGCTGATCGGCAGCAAAGGCGCGATCCGTTTTGAAGGCAAGCAGCTAGACTGCCTGACGCAGAACGAGGTTCGCCCGTTGCGTCGGGAGATGCAGGTGGTGTTTCAGGATCCGTTTGGCAGCCTGAGCCCGCGCATGTGTGTCAGCGATATCGTTGGCGAAGGCCTGCGGATTCACAAGATGGGCACCGCGACCGAACAGGAAGCGGCGATTATTGCAGCATTGAAGGAGGTAGGTCTGGATCCGGAAACCCGGCACCGCTACCCCCACGAGTTTTCCGGTGGGCAACGGCAACGAATCGCCATTGCCCGGGCCTTGGTGCTGAAACCGGCGCTGATCCTGCTGGACGAGCCGACATCCGCGCTCGACCGGACGGTGCAGCGGCAAGTGGTGGAGCTGTTGCGTTCACTGCAAGCCAAGTACAACCTGACGTATTTGTTTATCAGCCATGACCTGGCTGTCGTCAAAGCGCTGAGCCACCAGTTGATGGTGGTCAAGCATGGCCAAGTGGTCGAACAGGGAGACGCGCAAAGTATTTTTGCCGCCCCCCAACATCCGTATACACAGCAGTTGCTGGAAGCCGCTTTTTTGGCACCAGCCACTGCGCAATAA
- a CDS encoding xanthine dehydrogenase family protein molybdopterin-binding subunit encodes MNSPVSRRGFLKGSAVLGGGLVVAFVVPGGHRFAYAAENEGKVFAPNAFLRIAADNSVTVLLGHSEMGQGIWTGLTMLIAEELDADWSKIRVEHSPASAADYGMPGFGGMQITGGSTSTWMEFDRYRLAGATARQMLVEAAAKRFEVAPSAIRTESGVVIAGDKRATYGELADAAGQLPVPDPKSITFKEAKDWKVIGKPTKRLDTPEKITGRAKFGMDVQFEGLMTAMVARPPVFGASVKSFEGAEALAVPGVHKVLQVPTGVAVIADHYWAAKLGRDALKIDWDLGPHADLSSEKLLESFRKLATTQGTSASQAGDAKGSFGKAAKKIDVEYSVPYLAHAPMEPLNCTVKISAEKCEIWTGTQFQTLDQMVAGKITGLKPEQVEIHTEFLGGGFGRRANPTSDFVAEAVQVAKAAALPVKTVWSREDDIRGGYYRSMFLHQAKIGLGADGLPSSWQHVLVGQSIMTGTLMEAMMVKNGIDPTSVEGVADSPYVKGLANHQVDLHSPQTGINVLWLRSVGHSHTAFVMESLIDEMATAAGKDPVEYRRTLLKDHPRHLGVLNLAVEKANWKAPLPDGHALGVAVHESFGSYVAQVAEVSQDNLAIRVHRVVCAVDCGIAVNPQSIAAQMESCITFGLGMALHSKLTLKDGAVVQSNYHDYQVLRLNEMPVVEVHIVPSSDKPGGIGEAGVPPTAPAVANAVFALTGQRLRELPLQLSGV; translated from the coding sequence ATGAACAGTCCTGTATCGCGTCGCGGTTTTCTCAAGGGCAGCGCCGTGTTGGGCGGCGGCTTGGTGGTGGCGTTTGTCGTCCCCGGCGGCCACAGGTTTGCCTATGCAGCCGAGAATGAAGGCAAGGTGTTTGCGCCAAATGCGTTCTTGCGGATTGCGGCAGACAACAGCGTCACCGTGTTGCTTGGGCATTCGGAAATGGGCCAGGGCATCTGGACCGGCCTGACCATGTTGATTGCCGAAGAGCTGGATGCCGACTGGTCGAAGATCCGCGTTGAACATTCGCCAGCGTCGGCGGCGGATTACGGCATGCCGGGGTTTGGCGGCATGCAGATTACCGGTGGCTCGACGTCGACGTGGATGGAGTTTGACCGTTACCGACTGGCGGGTGCGACGGCGCGGCAGATGCTGGTAGAGGCGGCGGCCAAACGCTTTGAAGTGGCGCCATCGGCGATTCGCACCGAATCGGGTGTGGTGATCGCTGGCGACAAGCGCGCGACTTACGGCGAGCTGGCAGATGCCGCCGGACAACTGCCGGTGCCGGATCCGAAATCGATCACCTTCAAGGAAGCCAAGGACTGGAAGGTCATCGGCAAACCGACCAAACGCCTCGACACGCCGGAGAAAATCACCGGTCGCGCCAAGTTCGGCATGGATGTGCAGTTTGAAGGCTTGATGACGGCGATGGTCGCGCGCCCACCGGTATTCGGTGCCAGCGTTAAATCCTTCGAAGGTGCTGAAGCGCTGGCGGTGCCGGGCGTGCACAAAGTGCTGCAAGTGCCGACCGGTGTCGCGGTGATTGCCGATCATTATTGGGCGGCGAAGCTGGGGCGGGATGCGCTGAAGATAGATTGGGATCTGGGCCCGCATGCCGATCTGAGCAGTGAAAAGCTGCTGGAAAGTTTCCGCAAGCTGGCCACGACACAAGGCACTTCAGCCAGTCAGGCCGGGGATGCCAAAGGCAGTTTCGGCAAAGCCGCGAAGAAAATCGACGTTGAATACAGCGTGCCTTATCTGGCTCACGCGCCGATGGAACCGCTCAACTGCACGGTGAAGATCAGCGCGGAAAAATGCGAGATCTGGACCGGCACACAATTCCAGACGCTGGATCAAATGGTCGCCGGCAAGATCACCGGACTGAAACCGGAGCAAGTGGAAATCCACACCGAATTCCTTGGCGGCGGTTTTGGCCGTCGCGCCAACCCGACCTCAGACTTCGTCGCCGAAGCGGTGCAAGTGGCCAAAGCCGCCGCGCTGCCGGTGAAAACCGTGTGGTCGCGCGAAGACGATATTCGCGGCGGTTACTACCGTTCGATGTTCCTGCATCAGGCGAAGATCGGTCTGGGCGCTGATGGTTTGCCGTCGAGCTGGCAACACGTGCTGGTCGGGCAGTCGATCATGACCGGCACGTTGATGGAAGCGATGATGGTCAAGAATGGCATCGACCCGACTTCGGTCGAAGGCGTGGCCGACAGCCCTTACGTCAAAGGCCTGGCCAATCATCAGGTCGATCTGCATTCGCCGCAGACCGGGATCAACGTGCTGTGGCTGCGCTCGGTGGGGCATAGCCACACTGCTTTCGTCATGGAATCGCTGATCGATGAAATGGCCACGGCGGCGGGCAAGGATCCGGTCGAGTACCGACGAACGCTGCTCAAGGATCATCCTCGACATTTGGGTGTGCTCAATCTGGCGGTGGAAAAGGCCAATTGGAAAGCTCCTCTGCCGGACGGCCATGCGCTGGGCGTGGCGGTACACGAGTCGTTCGGCAGTTATGTCGCGCAGGTCGCCGAGGTGTCGCAGGACAATCTGGCCATTCGCGTGCATCGCGTGGTTTGTGCGGTGGACTGCGGGATCGCGGTGAACCCGCAGAGCATCGCTGCGCAGATGGAATCGTGCATCACTTTTGGGCTGGGCATGGCGCTGCACAGCAAGCTGACGCTCAAGGATGGCGCGGTCGTGCAGTCCAACTATCACGATTATCAGGTGCTGCGGCTCAACGAGATGCCGGTGGTGGAAGTGCACATCGTGCCCAGCAGCGACAAGCCCGGCGGCATCGGCGAGGCCGGTGTGCCGCCGACTGCGCCAGCCGTGGCCAACGCGGTGTTCGCCCTGACCGGGCAACGCCTGCGCGAGTTGCCGCTGCAACTGTCGGGGGTGTGA
- a CDS encoding extracellular solute-binding protein, with the protein MKPIRALLVQASGLLFVGLAFAAPQHAVTLYNEPPKYPADFKHFDYVNPDAPKGGIFRQAGFGGFDSLNPFISKGVPADDVGQIYDTLTKHSLDEPFTEYGLIARQIERAPDNSWVRFYLRPEARFHDGHPVRADDVVFSFNTLTKEGSPLFRGYYSDVSEVIAEDPLKVLFKFKHSNNRELPLILGQLPVLPKHWWADRDFTKGNLEIPLGSGPYKVAEVKAGRSVRYERVKDYWGKDLPVNRGFYNFDTMTTDYYRDNTVALEALKAGQFDYWLEMTAKNWANAYNIPAVTEGRLIKEQIANSNPTGMQGFVFNLRRPVFQDVRVRQALGLLFDFEWTNKQLFNGAYFRTRSYFENSEMAATGLPDADQRAILEPFRSKLPAQVFSEAFENPKTDASGMIRAQQREAYQLLQEAGWKIVDDKMVDATGKPVVIEFLLAQTEFERVLLPFKRNLSDLGIDLVIRRVDVSQYINRVRSRDFDMMVGSFPQSNSPGNEQREFWMSAAADKPSSRNTMGLKDPIVDQLVENLINADSRKSLVAHARALDRVLQWGYYVVPNWHIKTWRVAYWNHIGHPKVSPKYDIGINTWWVKPDAKPAIEVETKLQADPVGTE; encoded by the coding sequence ATGAAACCGATCCGCGCCCTGCTCGTCCAGGCCAGCGGTTTGCTGTTCGTCGGGCTGGCCTTTGCCGCCCCGCAACACGCCGTGACCCTGTACAACGAGCCGCCGAAATACCCGGCCGATTTCAAGCATTTCGATTACGTGAATCCTGATGCGCCCAAGGGCGGCATCTTCCGTCAGGCCGGTTTCGGCGGCTTCGACAGCCTCAACCCGTTTATCAGCAAAGGCGTGCCGGCCGATGACGTCGGGCAGATCTACGACACCCTGACCAAGCACAGCCTCGACGAACCCTTCACCGAATACGGCCTGATCGCCCGGCAGATCGAAAGAGCCCCGGACAACAGCTGGGTGCGTTTCTACCTGCGCCCGGAAGCGCGCTTCCACGACGGCCACCCGGTACGCGCCGACGACGTGGTGTTCAGCTTCAACACCCTGACCAAAGAAGGTTCGCCACTGTTTCGCGGCTACTACAGCGACGTTTCCGAAGTGATCGCCGAAGATCCGCTGAAAGTGCTCTTCAAGTTCAAACACAGCAATAACCGCGAACTGCCGCTGATCCTCGGCCAGTTGCCGGTACTGCCCAAACACTGGTGGGCCGATCGCGATTTCACCAAAGGCAACCTGGAAATCCCGCTGGGCAGTGGCCCGTACAAGGTCGCCGAAGTGAAGGCCGGGCGTTCGGTGCGCTACGAGCGGGTCAAGGATTACTGGGGTAAGGACCTGCCGGTCAACCGTGGTTTCTACAACTTCGACACGATGACCACCGATTACTACCGCGACAACACCGTCGCCCTCGAAGCGCTGAAGGCCGGGCAGTTCGATTACTGGCTGGAAATGACCGCGAAGAACTGGGCCAACGCCTACAATATCCCGGCGGTTACCGAAGGTCGCTTGATCAAGGAACAGATCGCCAACAGCAACCCGACCGGCATGCAGGGCTTCGTCTTCAACCTGCGCCGTCCGGTGTTTCAGGATGTGCGGGTGCGTCAGGCGCTCGGTCTGCTGTTCGATTTCGAATGGACCAACAAACAACTCTTCAACGGTGCCTACTTCCGCACCCGCAGCTATTTCGAAAACTCGGAAATGGCCGCCACCGGACTGCCCGACGCCGATCAACGGGCGATCCTCGAGCCGTTCCGCAGCAAACTGCCGGCGCAAGTGTTCAGCGAAGCCTTTGAAAACCCGAAGACCGATGCCAGCGGCATGATCCGCGCGCAGCAGCGCGAGGCCTATCAACTGCTGCAAGAGGCCGGCTGGAAGATCGTCGACGACAAAATGGTCGACGCCACCGGCAAACCGGTGGTGATCGAGTTCCTGCTCGCACAGACCGAATTCGAACGCGTACTGCTGCCGTTCAAGCGCAACCTCAGCGACCTTGGCATCGATCTGGTAATCCGCCGCGTCGACGTTTCGCAGTACATCAACCGCGTGCGTTCGCGGGACTTCGACATGATGGTCGGCAGCTTCCCGCAGTCCAACTCGCCGGGTAACGAGCAACGCGAATTCTGGATGAGCGCCGCCGCCGACAAACCGAGCAGCCGCAACACCATGGGTTTGAAGGATCCGATTGTCGATCAACTGGTCGAGAACCTGATCAATGCCGACTCGCGCAAAAGCCTGGTGGCCCACGCACGGGCGCTGGATCGGGTGCTGCAATGGGGTTACTACGTGGTGCCCAATTGGCACATCAAGACCTGGCGCGTGGCGTACTGGAACCACATCGGTCACCCGAAAGTCTCGCCGAAATACGACATCGGGATTAACACCTGGTGGGTCAAGCCGGACGCAAAACCGGCGATAGAAGTCGAAACCAAACTGCAAGCCGACCCTGTGGGCACGGAGTAA
- a CDS encoding (2Fe-2S)-binding protein yields MLTLNINGKDQELDVPADMPLLWVLRDVAHLTGTKFGCGMAQCGACTVHVDGAPLRACITPATAVAHGQKILTIEGLSTDGSHPVQQAWAELDVVQCGYCQSGQIMSAAALLAKIPKPTDSDIDQALSGNICRCGTYPRIRAAVKRASEIG; encoded by the coding sequence ATGCTGACCTTGAATATCAATGGCAAGGATCAGGAGCTCGATGTCCCCGCGGACATGCCGTTGCTCTGGGTCCTGCGCGATGTTGCGCACCTGACTGGTACCAAATTCGGTTGCGGCATGGCCCAGTGCGGGGCCTGCACCGTGCACGTCGACGGTGCGCCGTTGCGCGCCTGCATCACGCCCGCGACCGCCGTGGCCCATGGCCAGAAAATCCTCACCATCGAAGGCCTGTCCACCGACGGCTCGCACCCGGTGCAGCAAGCCTGGGCCGAACTCGACGTGGTGCAGTGCGGTTATTGCCAGTCGGGGCAGATCATGTCGGCCGCGGCACTGCTGGCGAAAATCCCCAAACCCACCGACAGCGATATCGATCAGGCGCTCTCCGGCAATATCTGCCGTTGCGGCACCTATCCCCGGATCCGCGCAGCAGTTAAACGCGCATCGGAAATCGGCTGA
- the fabI gene encoding enoyl-ACP reductase FabI, which yields MGFLAGKRVLIVGVASKLSIASGIAAAMHREGAELAFTYQNDKLKGRVEEFAQGWGSSPELCFPCDVASDEEIAKVFEALSKKWDGLDCIVHSVGFAPGDQLDGDFTEATTRDGFRIAHDISAYSFVALAKAGREMMKGRNGSLLTLSYLGAERTMPNYNVMGMAKASLEAGVRYLAGSLGPDGTRVNCVSAGPIRTLAASGIKNFRKMLAANEAQTPLRRNVTIDEVGNAGAFLCSDLASGISGEIMYVDGGFNTTAMGNIEE from the coding sequence ATGGGTTTTCTCGCCGGTAAGCGCGTACTGATCGTCGGTGTCGCCAGCAAGCTGTCCATCGCATCCGGCATCGCTGCCGCCATGCATCGCGAGGGCGCTGAGCTTGCCTTCACTTATCAGAACGACAAACTGAAAGGTCGTGTTGAAGAATTCGCTCAAGGCTGGGGTTCGAGCCCTGAGCTGTGCTTCCCGTGCGACGTGGCCAGCGATGAAGAAATCGCCAAGGTCTTCGAAGCACTGAGCAAGAAGTGGGACGGCCTGGACTGCATCGTCCACTCCGTTGGTTTCGCCCCGGGCGACCAACTGGACGGCGACTTCACCGAAGCCACCACCCGTGACGGTTTCCGCATCGCTCACGACATCAGCGCCTACAGCTTCGTGGCCTTGGCCAAAGCCGGTCGCGAAATGATGAAAGGCCGCAACGGCAGCCTGTTGACCCTGTCGTACCTGGGCGCCGAGCGCACCATGCCTAACTACAACGTGATGGGCATGGCCAAGGCTTCGCTGGAAGCTGGCGTACGTTACCTGGCCGGCTCCCTGGGCCCGGACGGCACCCGCGTCAACTGCGTATCGGCTGGTCCGATCCGTACCCTGGCAGCGTCGGGCATCAAGAACTTCCGCAAGATGCTGGCCGCCAACGAAGCGCAAACCCCGCTGCGTCGCAACGTCACCATCGACGAAGTCGGCAACGCCGGCGCCTTCCTGTGCTCCGACCTGGCGTCGGGCATCAGCGGTGAAATCATGTACGTCGACGGCGGCTTCAACACCACCGCCATGGGCAACATCGAAGAGTGA
- a CDS encoding microcin C ABC transporter permease YejB encodes MLAYIFRRLLLIIPTLFGILLINFVIIQAAPGGPVEQMIAKLEGFEGATSRIAGGGAEVSVAGSSYRGAQGLDPALIKEIEHMYGFDKSAPERLWIMVKNYAKLDFGDSFFRDAKVIDLIKEKMPVSISLGLWSTLIMYLVSIPLGIAKATRHGSHFDVWTSSAIIVGYAIPAFLFAILLIVVFAGGSYLDWFPLRGLTSNNFDELSFGGKILDYFWHLALPVTALVIGNFATMTLLTKNSFLDEINKQYVVTAKAKGLTRHRVLYGHVFRNAMLLVIAGFPSAFIGIFFTGSLLVEVIFSLDGLGLMSFEAAINRDYPVVFGTLFIFTLLGLVVKLIGDLTYTLVDPRIDFESREH; translated from the coding sequence ATGCTGGCGTATATTTTTCGGCGACTGCTGCTGATCATCCCGACCCTGTTCGGCATTTTGCTGATCAATTTCGTGATCATTCAGGCCGCGCCCGGTGGCCCGGTGGAACAGATGATCGCCAAGCTCGAAGGCTTCGAAGGCGCCACCAGCCGGATTGCCGGCGGCGGTGCCGAGGTGTCGGTGGCTGGCTCGTCCTATCGCGGCGCGCAAGGTCTGGACCCGGCGCTGATCAAGGAAATCGAGCACATGTACGGCTTCGACAAATCGGCCCCGGAACGTCTGTGGATCATGGTCAAGAACTACGCGAAGCTGGATTTCGGCGACAGTTTTTTCCGCGACGCCAAGGTCATCGACCTGATCAAGGAAAAGATGCCAGTGTCGATCTCGCTGGGGCTGTGGAGCACGCTGATCATGTACCTGGTGTCGATCCCGCTGGGGATCGCCAAGGCCACGCGGCACGGCAGCCATTTCGACGTCTGGACCAGTTCGGCAATCATCGTCGGCTATGCGATCCCGGCGTTCCTCTTTGCGATTTTGCTGATCGTGGTGTTTGCCGGCGGCAGCTATCTCGACTGGTTCCCGTTACGCGGACTGACGTCGAACAACTTCGATGAACTGAGTTTTGGCGGCAAGATCCTCGATTACTTTTGGCACTTGGCGCTTCCAGTGACGGCGCTGGTGATCGGCAACTTCGCGACCATGACCCTGCTGACCAAAAACAGCTTCCTCGATGAGATCAACAAACAGTACGTGGTCACCGCCAAAGCCAAAGGTCTGACGCGTCATCGCGTGCTCTACGGTCACGTGTTCCGCAATGCCATGCTGTTGGTGATCGCCGGGTTCCCGTCGGCGTTCATCGGCATCTTCTTCACGGGCTCCTTGCTGGTGGAAGTGATCTTCTCCCTCGACGGCCTCGGGCTGATGAGTTTCGAAGCGGCGATCAACCGCGACTACCCGGTGGTGTTCGGCACCCTGTTCATCTTCACTCTGCTCGGGCTGGTGGTGAAACTGATCGGCGACCTCACCTACACCCTTGTCGATCCGCGCATCGACTTCGAAAGCCGGGAGCATTGA
- a CDS encoding ABC transporter permease has product MNLSPLNRRRFELFKANKRGWWSLWLFLILFGLSLGAELIANDKPLVVHYDNNWYFPAIKRYPETTFGGEFPLEANYKSPYIRELLKAKDAWVLWAPIPYSYQSINYDLKVPAPAPPSADNLLGTDDQGRDVLARVIYGFRISVLFALTLTVLSSIIGVIAGALQGFYGGWVDLAGQRFLEIWSGLPVLYLLIILASFVQPNFWWLLGIMLLFSWMSLVDVVRAEFLRGRNLEYVRAARALGMQNGAIMFRHILPNAMVSTMTFMPFILTGAIGTLTALDFLGFGLPAGSPSLGELVAQGKSNLQAPWLGMSAFAVLALMLSLLVFIGESARDAFDPRK; this is encoded by the coding sequence ATGAACCTGTCCCCTCTCAACCGCCGCCGCTTCGAACTGTTCAAAGCCAACAAGCGTGGCTGGTGGTCGCTGTGGCTGTTTCTGATCCTGTTCGGCCTGAGCCTCGGCGCCGAGCTGATCGCCAACGACAAACCGTTGGTGGTGCATTACGACAACAACTGGTACTTCCCGGCGATCAAGCGTTACCCGGAAACCACCTTCGGCGGCGAATTCCCACTTGAAGCCAACTACAAGAGCCCGTACATCCGCGAACTGCTCAAGGCCAAGGATGCGTGGGTGCTTTGGGCGCCGATTCCCTACAGCTACCAGAGCATCAACTACGACCTGAAAGTCCCGGCCCCGGCGCCGCCCTCGGCGGACAACCTTTTGGGCACTGATGATCAGGGCCGCGATGTGCTGGCGCGGGTGATTTACGGTTTCCGCATTTCGGTGCTGTTCGCGCTGACGCTGACCGTGTTGAGTTCGATCATCGGCGTGATTGCCGGCGCGCTGCAGGGCTTCTATGGTGGCTGGGTCGATCTGGCTGGACAGCGTTTTCTGGAGATCTGGTCGGGTTTGCCGGTGCTTTATCTGCTGATCATTCTCGCCAGTTTCGTCCAGCCGAATTTCTGGTGGCTGCTGGGGATCATGCTGCTGTTCTCGTGGATGAGCCTGGTCGACGTGGTGCGCGCCGAGTTCCTCCGAGGCCGTAACCTTGAATACGTGCGCGCGGCGCGGGCGCTGGGCATGCAGAACGGCGCGATCATGTTCCGCCACATCCTGCCCAACGCGATGGTCTCGACCATGACGTTTATGCCGTTCATCCTCACCGGCGCCATCGGCACTCTCACCGCTTTGGACTTCCTCGGTTTCGGCTTGCCGGCCGGCAGTCCGTCGCTGGGTGAACTGGTCGCCCAGGGTAAATCCAACCTGCAAGCGCCGTGGCTGGGCATGAGCGCGTTTGCCGTGCTCGCCTTGATGTTGAGTTTGCTGGTGTTTATCGGCGAGTCCGCTCGCGATGCCTTCGACCCGAGGAAGTGA
- a CDS encoding alpha/beta fold hydrolase, whose translation MGFVTSKDGVEIFYKDWGPKDAPVIHFHHGWPLSSDDWDAQMLFFLGKGFRVVAHDRRGHGRSSQVWDGHDMDHYADDTLAVVNHLGLKNVVHVGHSTGGGEVIHYIARHGQDNVAKGVLISAVPPLMVQTESNPGGLPKSVFDDFQAQLAANRAQFYRDIPTGPFYGYNRPGATPSEGIIANWWRQGMIGGAKAHYDGIVAFSQTDFTEDLKKVTVPVLVMHGEDDQIVPYADSGPLSAKLLPNGTLKSYPGFPHGMPTTEAETINADLLAFIRG comes from the coding sequence ATGGGATTTGTCACCAGCAAAGACGGCGTCGAGATTTTCTACAAGGACTGGGGCCCGAAAGACGCACCGGTGATCCACTTCCACCACGGCTGGCCGCTCAGTTCGGACGATTGGGATGCGCAGATGCTGTTCTTTCTGGGCAAAGGTTTCCGGGTGGTTGCCCATGATCGCCGTGGGCATGGGCGTTCGAGCCAGGTCTGGGACGGGCACGATATGGATCATTACGCCGACGATACGCTGGCGGTGGTCAATCATCTGGGTCTGAAGAACGTTGTGCATGTCGGTCACTCGACCGGTGGCGGTGAGGTGATCCATTACATCGCCCGCCATGGTCAGGACAACGTGGCCAAAGGTGTGCTGATCAGTGCAGTGCCACCGTTGATGGTGCAGACCGAGAGCAATCCGGGTGGTCTGCCAAAGTCGGTGTTCGATGATTTTCAGGCGCAACTGGCGGCGAACCGGGCGCAGTTCTATCGGGATATTCCCACCGGGCCGTTTTATGGCTACAACCGGCCAGGAGCCACGCCTTCGGAGGGGATTATTGCCAATTGGTGGCGTCAGGGCATGATCGGCGGCGCCAAGGCGCATTACGACGGAATCGTCGCGTTCTCGCAGACGGATTTCACCGAGGACTTGAAGAAAGTCACCGTGCCGGTGCTGGTGATGCATGGCGAGGACGATCAGATTGTGCCGTATGCGGACTCGGGCCCGTTGTCGGCGAAACTGCTGCCGAACGGCACGTTGAAGTCGTATCCGGGGTTCCCGCACGGGATGCCGACGACGGAGGCGGAGACGATTAACGCGGATCTGCTGGCGTTTATTCGCGGTTGA
- a CDS encoding sensor domain-containing diguanylate cyclase — MLVPGKPANETARVQALHGLELLDSAPEERFDRLTRLAKRLFNVPIALVTLVDSNRQWFKSCVGLDVSETSRDVSFCGHAILNDGLLLVPDAREDVRFHDNPLVTGAPNIRFYAGYPLTVPNGNKMGTLCLIDTKPRDLDEEERALLRDLAEMAEQELAAVQIASMDELTLLSNRRGFKQLAQHGLDACARLARPATLLFFDLDDFKQINDLYGHAEGDSALKTFADVLRIAFRESDVVGRLGGDEFVALLTGSSHIETTAIMARLKDILEERNATLHRGYAIRFSVGQIEYDAKRHETVDRLLADADGAMYAHKQALKRC; from the coding sequence ATGCTGGTTCCAGGAAAACCCGCGAATGAAACGGCGCGAGTTCAAGCGCTGCACGGTCTCGAACTGCTCGATTCCGCCCCTGAAGAGCGTTTCGACCGACTGACACGGTTGGCCAAACGCCTGTTCAATGTGCCGATTGCACTGGTCACGCTGGTCGACAGCAATCGGCAGTGGTTCAAGTCGTGCGTGGGGCTTGATGTCAGCGAGACGTCGAGGGATGTCTCGTTCTGCGGCCACGCGATTCTTAACGACGGCCTGCTGTTGGTGCCGGACGCCCGCGAGGATGTGCGCTTCCATGACAATCCGCTGGTGACTGGCGCGCCGAACATTCGCTTCTACGCCGGTTACCCGCTGACTGTGCCCAATGGCAACAAAATGGGCACGCTGTGCCTGATCGACACCAAGCCTCGCGACCTCGACGAGGAAGAACGTGCGTTGTTGCGTGATCTGGCGGAAATGGCCGAGCAAGAGTTGGCCGCTGTGCAGATCGCGAGCATGGATGAATTGACCTTGCTGTCCAATCGCCGTGGTTTCAAGCAGTTGGCGCAGCATGGATTGGACGCCTGCGCGCGGCTGGCACGACCAGCGACCTTGCTGTTTTTTGATCTTGATGACTTCAAGCAGATCAACGATCTGTATGGGCATGCCGAGGGTGACAGTGCGCTGAAGACTTTTGCCGACGTGCTGCGTATCGCCTTTCGCGAAAGTGACGTGGTCGGGCGGTTGGGCGGGGATGAGTTTGTGGCGTTGCTGACCGGTTCCAGCCATATCGAAACCACAGCGATCATGGCGCGGCTCAAGGATATCCTTGAAGAGCGTAACGCCACGTTGCACCGGGGCTATGCGATTCGCTTCAGCGTGGGTCAGATCGAATATGACGCCAAGCGCCATGAGACCGTGGACAGGCTGTTGGCGGATGCCGATGGCGCGATGTATGCGCACAAGCAGGCCTTGAAGCGTTGTTAG